aatatgcaaataactgaattttttagtagcaaggaagtcattaatattctttttagtaaacaaacagcatttttcatgaattctcgaaatagagaaaatttgttcaacagttctaactttgtaagcagaatgaaaagcactttcaacaaaactaattttataaatagttttagtatcaactttaggaatggtccatttacgaaaatcagggatcaactcattatcatcaatagtgtgatcttcttcatttacaatatcaagaggacaactagtcctggacctgatagaggagttggatctccacaacttatccatactatcctaggttcaacacttagttatcatgtttttcttacaaccgttgcatttcgtaacacataccctaaccaaccttatacctctcatgccctatACGCCttctcttggctcaaacgggccttacagctAGGTTCTAGGActtcactttacgactagggtggcgccaacgacggtaagaagggaacacaacaacggaatatcAAGCGTTCGGATAGACACGGACAAGagacaaagaacacaacaacactaccaccggccagaaaagagtggctctgataccataaaggggtAGTGTGGATATCCCTTCTCTTCAGCAGtgcgtccccttccccctttatggtatcagagccactcttttctggccggtggtagtgttgttgtgttctttgtctCTTGTCCGTGTCTATCCGAACGCTTgatattccgttgttgtgttcccttcttaccgtcgttggcgccaccctagtcgtaaagtgaagTCCTAGAACCTagctgtaaggcccgtttgagccaagagaaGGCGTatagggcatgagaggtataaggttggttaaggtatgtgttacgaaatgcaacggttgtgagaaaaacatgataactgagtgttgaacctaggatggtatggataagttgtggagatccaactcctctatcaggTCCAGGACTAGTtttcctcctgatattgtaaatgaagaagatcacactattgatgataatgagttgatccctgattttcgtaaatggactattcctaaagttgatactaaaactatttataaaactagttttgttgaaagtgcttttcattctgcttacaaagctagaactgttgaacaaattttctctatttcgagaattcatgaaaaatgctgcttgtttactaaaaagaatattaatgacttccttgctgctaaaaaattctattatttgcatattggtatggttcaagttgctattaaaacgcttacccgaaagggtattaatgcttctgttctcatgtgtttaagagatgctagatttaagatttttaaagatagcattcttggtatgatcactgcttctatgtatgatggtcctgcttctatgtatgatcactgcttttatatatatataaatatatatatatatattataaacaatctctttctcattagGTTTTAGggatttgtcatatttatccaaaaaatatgtatatatctattcttaaaatcttaaaatttattaaaatttgtgcAATTTGGTGAAACCACATAGTACAACCATGATGTTTAAGCCAAACTTTtaggcaaaatttgccaaataatagatttttagaaaaatttttgcTACATAGCATGCAGATGAAACATTTTAGTTAGTTGGActatttttgaaaatcgagtttaacaaactcgagttccaacccATTCCCTTTTTAGATGAAGTCTgacatgaaccaaaaaaaaaaaaaaaaaaaaggtggaactcgagtctaagaaactcgagttccatttaaaaaaaaaaaaaaaaaaaacagtctaACTAACTAATTAGTTTCCTCCACATGcttttttgctaatatttttcttaaaatatgcttttctacaaaaattttcccaacttttattatatataataatataattgttttaaaactaaaaatatgtgATTAAACACAATAATCAAAGATGCTCTCTAACTTCCAAACGGTGATGAGAAAGGAAGCAGGATATATTTTGTAAAGCCCTGCCTGCGTGTCCATTTATAGTAAAACCCTCACTCACTCTCACAAAACCCCGGCCGCtgataagaaagagaaatgTCAGTCTCAAAATTCCTACGCTTGGGAACCGCTCTCTCCCTCCATAACCGCTTACCTCTCTCCCCACTCCCACTTCTCTTCCCAAAATCCCTACAGTTCCACCCCCGCTACTGTTCCACCGCCTCCTCCGCTGCCGTCGCCGCCGTCGACAGCACAGAATCTCTATGCTCCCCCGACCCCCACCCGTGGCCCGAATGGGTGACCTTCGTGGACCGCTTGAAGTCCAAGGGTTACTTCACCGAATCCTCCTCCTCTCCAACCGATAGCGTTTACAAGGACATGGGAGTCGTGAGAGACGCTTGCCTTAGCTTCGCTCGTGACCGATACGATGTCTTCAAGTAAAACTTtactcttcatttttctcatttcatttcatttttttttttttcattcccaAAACAATGACTAATTACATAACATGCATGTATAAATAGAGCAAAACAATTAGCAATTAGTGGTTGTAGTAGGTAACTAGTAAGAGAGGAAAAAGGAATTGGGCTAGAGCAGGAGAAAGTAGGTAATTATGCTAAATTCTCGGAAGAAATGGAATGTTGGTTGATATTTGTTTCGCACATTGGGACATGTTAGCTCGTGTATACTTGCTTGTTTTGTAAgcactttatttaaaataaaggaaacgAAGTAAAGTTTGTCTACTGAATATATGTTGAAGGATTTCATGAATTTTAATGGCAAAGAACATTGTAGCTTAGTGACATTACCTGTTCTTTGTTATGAGGAGAACTAGGGTTCGAATCCCTCCTCCCccattgttgtaactatcaaattatcaaaatatttcatgGCTCGTAACAATACTACTATTGGGAAAATCTAGTAGGACAATATTAACATAGGTTAGGCAAAACAAATGATGCAGGAGTCTAATGCAATATATGGATTTTGATATTGTGGCGTGGTGACATGGCTCAAGGCCAGCCAAGTCTAAGGGCTAAATTTTATGTGTGCCATGTGGTTATTGAAGCTAAATCCACATAAGCATTGAGctaggttttattattttaaataaatcttTAATTTGACCATCCCTTCTTGTTATGCAGATCATTGTCTGTAGAAGATATTCAAAAAGTTGTTGAGGGTGGATGTCCTAATCTTTACCGGAAAGCTGTTAATTCAGGAAAAAGATTGAGAGCACATGTGCGATTGGATGAAGGGGATGTatgttatttctttatttatgatTTCAATTCTATTGTTTAAACTTTTAAGACATATCTCAGAAAACAGAAATGGTTGTACTGTATTGAAAAGtctgaattatttttcttttgctatatTTTAGAAGACATTTCATTGCCTATGTATCTGACGTGTTTACTTATGTTCAGGTCTGTAGTACTTGCAGTCTGCGGGGATCTTGTGATAGGGCTTATGTGATTTTGAAGGAAACTGAAGCAGATGCCCGAACTGTGGATATAGTGCGTATATTGTTGTTCTATGCCCTAGATTCACTTGTTCTTTCAGGAGGAGAGAAACCTCCTGGTCGACAGACAATTGAATCTTCTGCAAGGAAGTTGCTTTCTGAGTTGATTGAACTGAGTGAAACATCCCCTGATCCTGCACTTCCAAAGCCTGCTGTTAAAGCTTTGAAACAAAAGGATGACTCTTTGGATTTCATGGATGATGTACCGTCACAAGATGTTGAAATGAAGAGAGGGGATTGGATGTGTCCTAAGTAAGTTACATAAAGTTTCTTAATTATGCTTGTGTGTGACCAGTTAACTTGATTCTCTGCTTTTTGCTTAGTTGTTTGAGAAGAGGAGGATATCTCCTCTGCATGTTAGGGAGTCGAAGTAAATGAGTCTTAATGAGAAACTAGCAATCTTATCAGCCTGTGACAGTTAAAACCAAGAAAAGATATTGATATCAAATGatgctctctctctaaaagactTTTCTGATCGGTCTCTCTCAAATACGTTTTAAGTGCTGCCCCCCATCTTAGCTTAGGAGCCACTTTAAGAGATTGCAAAAAGAGGAGACCTGGATGATTGCAAAAAGAGGAGCCACTTGCATATATCAAATATGCAATTCTGTGATTTCTCCTCTTTTGGATGATTGCAAACTCTTAATTGATCAAATCCCTCAGGTTCGTGTTAAGCACACTTACCGGGAAGCTAACAAATGTGTGGATCGTCTAGCAAAGTTAGGATTGTTTGAATCTATGGATTTTTTTGTTCATTCTTATCCTCCTGTAGAGTTGATCCCTCTGATTGAGGCTGATTCACTGGGTTCTTGCTGTATCAGGCTTTGTCCTGGTCCTTTTTCTTTCAGTTAGTTTAATATACTTCCctttagaccaaaaaaaaaaaatttatttactagAGAACTAGGATGAACTCCACCTTAAAGTGGAATTGAATGGACTGAGGGATAGGAACAACTATCACATTTGTCtgttaccaaaaataaataaataaataaaaggaagaaaactaATTTCTCTGCATTTAATTACTCATGATCACCTTAAACTTCACATTCTATGTTGCAATAAACTAGGAGAGGCCTTGTCTATACCTCCACCCAACTAGATATGTAGGGCATCATGTGAtcaggatttaaaaaaaaaatttatttgtcttatCTGCATCACAAATAGTAGGtcccttttgtttcttttaatcATATTTGGTGCTTCTATTTGTCCATATTGTAACATGTTGGGTTTAATTTAGAAGCCCAATGTTTTTGTACCTATATAATCACTGCTGAATGTATGGTATTACCTACTGAAAACTCAGGGGCCTGTTCTGTTTGCAAGAAAATGTCAAAGGAGGATTTCTTTTTGTCAACAAATTGACATATGACTGACTTGGATCCTTTATATGAGGAGACCATGAGATTGGTTGTTGGCAGCTGTGCCAACTATGATATTGTGCCATTCCTCTATTATTGGTTCAATTGAACTGGCGTAAGGAGGTTTGGAGAAAAAAACTAATAGTAGCCTTGGATATTATTAAAATTCCTCAACAATGATATGTGACAAAAGCTTCCCAAAATCTAGTTGCGCAAGAATTGGAGCTTTTGTCATCACTGTTTTGATATATTTAAATGCTTTTCTTTAGTTTGACCACATATCAATtaatcatcaacataaacaaccACGAACAAACTCAAGAAAGATTTGAGTACAGTACCTATGTCATAACCTGCGCATGAAAGTGCTCGGTGCATTAAAGAGTCCAAATGGCATTACTAGCCAATTGTAAAGCTCATCCAGTGTCTTGAATGCAGCTGTCCACCACTCATTCTAATTTGATGGTAACCCCCAAATCTATTTTGGAGAGCACATAGGATCCAATTAACTTATTGAGATTATTTTCTAATTGAGGAATTGGAAATCAATACTTGATTGTGTTCTTTTTAATGACCCTACGATTTATACACATCCTCCATAGTCATCCTTCTTAGATGTAGGCAAGGCAGGGTTAGTACAAGGGCTTTTGCTTTCATGCACTAAACCTTTGGCAATCAACTCCTCGATCTATCTATGTATTCGTCTTCTTGTAGATATGGCATTCTATAAGCAGGTAGATTTAGCAGATCTTCCCTTGGTACTAATCAATAGCATGTTGAATGCTTCTCATTGGTGGCAAAACTTGTGGTAATTCATCACTAACTAGCTCCTTAAAGTCCACTAAGAGCCGTCGAACCTTAAGGGCACAATCATCAAACTCCAAAAGTTGTAATTTGCTTCCCAACTTTGCAAATCAAGGCAGACATTACTCATTTACTCCCATATCTTAACACTCAGCTTCAAACTTTGTAGCAGTCAAGAAGCCATTAGCCTTGTTGTATTGAGGTCCCGTTTGGGTGGGGTGATTATGGGGGGATGCCAAAGGGGGAAATAGTGCACTTGTTTGGTTGGGGGAGTGATTCtgttttctccccaaattggGGAGAAAGAGGGGCTTAGATGGGAATTTACACATTTGCCTCTTTGCTCCCTCCACATTagtttcctttttatttatttatttatttttatttataaataataataataataataattattattattattattattatttaaatgtaaTAGGGCACgggagtaaatttatacaaactccattttttattctttcatttttttttttcaaccaaacaaaaaagttttccatcctTACACTTTTCCACCCAAACCACCCCCTAGCCAAACACAAATGAGGGAAAATTAATTCTTTTCTATCccctcacttttccatcctccacCATTTTCTATTCCCTTGCTTTTCCATCCCCCAACCAAATGAAGCCTAAGTGAATATAGTGACTTATTCCTTGAAAGGATGCAAGGTATAGTTTTTATTACCCCTTCAGATTGAGTAAGTATTGGCTCTAATGTGATGGACCATGACACTGTCAATGAATGGAATCTTTCATACAATTTCATTGCATAATCCGTTACAGAAAATGGTTTTGTAGCTTCTCTTCATGTGCTCCTATGTGCTAATTTTTGGCTTGCCTTGTTGAGCCCATtgctcttcattttttttccaccaTTGAAGCACAGTACCCTACTACCCTTCAATTGAAGCATCACAAATAGCACCTTTCTATCTTCACTCATGGGCTTCTAGTCAAAATACGTCTCTCAACTAGCTTTTTAGTCTACTTGATCCCCTACATGCATCTTTCCAAAAAAACATCAGCATCTTCTATTTTGATTCCCCCATCATTCATTCAAGCAGACATACCAACTAATCCTCCTATCCACCTTGTGCCACATGTACAGGTACAACATCATGGAAGAGGATTTTGTTGGGCTGTGCGGGGCTTGGTTTGTGTTTGATTCAGTTTGTAACCTGATTCTACTTTGACACATGAAGATTTTAAATGGGTGATTTTtagaggcttagtccatggagtaGAGGCTTGGGCCCCCTTTTTTGGCCCCATTGTTTTAGGGTATATATTTGTTGCTTCAAATTAGACTTTACTGTTGTATTGAAAAACTGTATTGTATAGCCGCCCTTGTATGTTTCTCCATGACATAGTAAAAACGCAGCAACTCCATGGATGTAGGCAAATTGCTGAACTATGTAAATATTGTGTCAAGtaattgttttctctttgtgcaatttttctcaattttttcttctctcacaGGTTTAAAATTAGGTTAAATTCCTAACAGTTTTCCTCTTCTATATCCTCATTCTCTTGACCACCTTCCAGAATATCTTAGGGTTTAATTGCCTATCAAAATCTCCATACAGGCTTTAGcttgtttgtgttgctaaagAACTTGTACAACTTGCAAATAAATCTTCAATCATATGCCTCATCTCAACCATCTCTGTTTCTTGGTCTTGATTTCCTCTACCCCATGACCTCTGTGGCAACCCTTAAAGTTGCAATTTTTGACacaaatctgaattttgtagatctaggatctttttctttgataatacTTGATGTGGTGAGGAGAACTTAGGTATAGTGTAGAAGTTCAGTTTAAGAAGaaactccaaaaacaaaaaagattaaagCAAAGAAAAGATAATTGGATTGAAGATGGAACAATTAAATATCAATGTCTAGACTCAAAGAGCTCAAGACTTATTTGTATATGAAAGTTCATGAGGTAGATAAGAAAAGTCAAATAAATACAGAATAAAAGTCAAATGCTAACTTCATTAAAAATCAGATGCTAGTTGCATGaccttttagttttaaaatgcGAAAGACTTGATACCATATTAAACATAACATTGAGAAATAAAAGATTATCATAACAATCAGCTAACTGAAGAAGCAAACCCTTACTACTGCCCCATAATTTTTTCAGTCTTTATTCTTTGTTTCGGCTCCTTTCATCTGTCAAATCCAACATTTTCCAAGTCATAttcaattcattaaatctaGCATATCCTTATACAATTCTGAGCCATTGACCACTAATCTACCAAACTCTAAGCCCACTAAAGCACAAAGATTCTCTAAATCTGTCCAACATCATGAAGGCAGCTGACTGATATTATTAGACACACACTGCATTTTCCTACCATTTCATTTGTAAATATgacttttattgatgaaaatGGAAATACCTGGAGGGCCCTAATCTCTCCCTTGGCTGGGTTTTGGATTGGTCTTGTTCAAAGACTGTTAACAGCACTAAGCCTTTTTTAATTCCCCATTCctacatttattaaaaaaaaaatctcctcaACCCATTCCTTTCATCGCTAAAGCTGATTTTGGATGGGTCACATGGACattattttgatgatatttcAATATGTGTTGTTACTAGATATCAgtttatttacaaaaagaaaaaaaaaaagaagaaaaaaaaagatattagtcTATTTGGATTGGTAAACTGAAGTTGGTTGAGATCATTAGTAATTTTGTCTACTTAATATATAATGGACGTAAATAGAGTGTAGACAACAAGAAATTTGCAAGATAGTTGgtttttttattggttaattTACTTTGTTATTTTTATGACAAGTGCCTTCCATAAAAAGCGATAGGTCGCATGTTTGAGTCCATGAATTAGCCtctacaaaacaattttggggaTAAGGCTGCCTTCCATGACCCTCCCACAGAACCTACAAAAGTCGGAGTTTTGTGCACTAGATAcgacattttatttttattttttaactttgtaATTTGTCTGTGTGATGAGATCTCTATAGAATGAGCTTTAAAATGATGGGAAAATTTAATGCCTTTGAGAATTGGGCctttttattggaaatttgCTTTGCTATGATGTCAAAAGTTTTTACATTGCATTTCCTTCCTTCCCACTGTGCTTGTAATAACTCATTCCTTgctttccaaaattttcaaatatgattttaCTTGTCCATCAACTGATTCCCTTGCTATCTTGTTGCAGATGCAATTTTATGAACTTCTCCAGGAATAAACAGTGCCGAGAATGCAATGAAGATGGCCCTAAAAAAGTTGGTATGGGTGATGTTGAAATGAAAAAAGGAGATTGGACCTGTTCTCAGTAAGTCCCCTTGTGTGTTATCAGCGGTGTATCATAATTAATGATAAATCTTTAACAAGGAGttgtatttactttttattttccttacaACAAGTGGGGGTGGGAGGATTTGAACCCAAGTTATCCTCATGGGAAGAACTTGGCAATGCCACTTAGGCGCAAAGCTCTTGGCAGTTGTTGAGCTCACTTTTCCAACTATTTTCTGTTGACAATCACCTAATGATGCTATATGCTGTTCTATATGTAGGACTATCTTTAATGTcatgattttctaattttggaATTGTTTAGTTGATGCTGCTGAAAATGCCTTGAACTGTGTGAAAGATTTGCCTGAGATCATTCTCAAGCAGGTTGTTATTGTCATTGCCTTATTATGATTTAGTGGTGTGGATCATAATTTTACCTATTCAAAAAAAGATTTAGTGGTGTGGATACAATGTTCATATTTCAATGGGGATGTGAGGTGTCACATGATGTCTTTCATAAATACTATCATAGAGGCCGGGCTTTTCTTCTGTACCTTTGTGAATGTTCTATATTCAATGTTTCATCTGCCTTCTGGCATTTGGGTGAATGTAGATGCAGCTTGAAGAAAGATTCATGCTGAAAGTGATATTTGGAACCGGGTTTTTATTACCAAAAATTATTTGACTTGCCTTCTGCACTCTTGAAATAAATAAGAGTTGGGTATATTGTAATTCTGGAATAGATGCTTAAAATAGTAGAAATTGAAGTCATTTCAACAGGAGTATGGTATCCAATTTTTGGTTGGGAGAAGTTATTATATTGATTTCATGATGTTGTGGGACTTTTTTTGGACTTATTTCTCTTACATAGGTCTATACTATTTTAGGATGGTAAGTTTGATGTGTAATTCTACCATGTTGAGAGGATCCAATGGTGAACAGCATCAATGCAAGAGTAAATGGTGTAGTAAAGTTTTGAGAAGAgttgcattttttgttttgacagCTGCTTTGGGAAAATCTTATCAATAAGAGAAATGTTTTGGTGGTTAGAATGGTAAAATTCATTGTCCAATCCTACTATGATGCGTTGAGAGGATCCAACAATAAATTGTTTCCATGGAAGATAGATGgcatggaaaattttgatagGAGTTGCCGTTTTTGTTTAGGGCTGCTTTGGGAAAAATCTAAACAGTTGATAAGCTAATCACGAGGAGTATCATTTTGGTGGATTGGTGTTTCATATGTAATAGCCAATAATACAATTGATCATCTATTGATTCATTGCACCATTGCTAGAGAGTTATGGTCTTTTATCTTCCCCCGCATTTGGGATATGATGGGTAATGCCAAAAGGATTCTTGAGTTCTACCTTTGTGGAGAGGAATGTTTGGTTGAGATCGTGATAGTTTCATTTGGAATGCAGCTCCTGTTTTCCCTATTTCAACTATTT
The Quercus lobata isolate SW786 chromosome 10, ValleyOak3.0 Primary Assembly, whole genome shotgun sequence DNA segment above includes these coding regions:
- the LOC115965575 gene encoding zinc finger protein VAR3, chloroplastic, whose product is MSVSKFLRLGTALSLHNRLPLSPLPLLFPKSLQFHPRYCSTASSAAVAAVDSTESLCSPDPHPWPEWVTFVDRLKSKGYFTESSSSPTDSVYKDMGVVRDACLSFARDRYDVFKSLSVEDIQKVVEGGCPNLYRKAVNSGKRLRAHVRLDEGDVCSTCSLRGSCDRAYVILKETEADARTVDIVRILLFYALDSLVLSGGEKPPGRQTIESSARKLLSELIELSETSPDPALPKPAVKALKQKDDSLDFMDDVPSQDVEMKRGDWMCPKCNFMNFSRNKQCRECNEDGPKKVGMGDVEMKKGDWTCSQCDFMNFSRNIRCLKCKAEGPKRVSSDKVEMKRGDWNCEQCGFMNFASNRNCLRCRVARPKRQLNPGEWECPSCDFLNYRKNMVCLKCNCERPKEAAAASEYEEQLWKRPH